Proteins co-encoded in one Neoarius graeffei isolate fNeoGra1 chromosome 11, fNeoGra1.pri, whole genome shotgun sequence genomic window:
- the rtkn2 gene encoding rhotekin-2, with protein MEVKRKKIIDGVLFVENEDCKLQEKMDFEMRMRAGAYKLLVASTKREQILDAAKSLLTCNTRIKAYMTEAQRRNELQDVAESLKRASSDSQNRKPCKGKVAITGLRIPLFWKDSEHFNTKGNSQRFAVFCLMKIGSEIFDTEMVIVDRTVTDICFEGATIFSEAQSDFELAVELYSCAVEEEGTLVNTPKKLARKLRSSFGKGSGRKLCPLLDGGDPDAFLQSNPIPPGAKYSLLAYTTLGLEQTGSSFQSHSLVVLQNVEASSWLPLYGNLCCQLVAQPDCMTQDVMRGYLSQQQIIEGLQHCCRLYCVLKASLLSCYFTPEEIQAKMEPSVIIPINKDTRLRVVEGNQKGGARLSIINPGTGDPASHVFIAEIPDRLQDWFGALLQHIYDQSKWQHACDKLMEIEVLSPRKPPLFLTKQADSVYNDLSIGSPGKFESLTDMIHNKIEETNGRFLIGQEEERESPHWTALFEGSRPMLVQKTVLSPGKDSTQFISGPGLNGNKKRRAPPPPPDKLPFVQPTVYSCPPSEQEKENSNKGIRSRTGRPSLDAKFSAIIQQLQKSHGPSRKNPPLAQGSHNLYIPVKTDTELNLPEHAEKASTQAPQPPLPAPRNKLGKSFREKMNPKAW; from the exons GACTGTAAACTTCAGGAGAAGATGGACTTTGAGATGCGAATGAGAGCAGGGGCATATAAGCTTCTGGTGGCCAGCACCAAGAGAGAACAGATCCTTGATGCAGCCAAGAGCCTGTTGACCTGCAACACACGAATCAAAGCTTACATGACCGAGGCACAGAGGCGGAATGAGCTGCAGGATGTGGCTGAAAGTCTTAAGAG GGCTTCTTCAGATTCGCAGAATAGAAAGCCTTGTAAGGGCAAAGTAGCAATAACTG GTCTGCGGATCCCACTATTTTGGAAGGATTCTGAACACTTTAACACCAAAGGGA ACTCTCAGAGGTTTGCAGTATTCTGTCTAATGAAGATTGGCTCTGAGATATTTGACACAGAAATGGTGATTGTAGATCGAACAGTGACTGATATCTGCTTTGAGGGTGCAACCATTTT TTCTGAGGCTCAGTCGGACTTTGAACTGGCTGTTGAGTTATACAGCTGTGCAGTGGAAGAAGAGGGAACTTTGGTCAACACACCAAAAAAACTGGCCAGGAAGCTGCGGTCCTCTTTTGGGAAAGGCTCTGGAAGGAAGCTCTGCCCCCTTCTGGATGGAGGAGATCCTGATGCTTTTCTGCAGTCCAACCCAATACCACC TGGAGCAAAATACTCACTTCTGGCATACACGACTCTGGGATTGGAGCAGACTGGGAGCTCATTCCAGTCGCACTCACTTGTAGTTTTACAGAACG TGGAAGCATCATCATGGCTGCCTCTCTATGGGAACTTGTGCTGTCAGCTAGTCGCACAGCCTGACTGCATGACACAGGATGTGATGCGGGGTTATCTTAGTCAGCAG CAAATTATTGAGGGTTTGCAGCACTGCTGTAGGCTGTACTGTGTGCTGAAAGCCAGTCTGCTCTCCTGTTACTTCACTCCTGAAGAGATTCAAGCCAAGATGGAGCCTAGTGTAATAATCCCCATAAACAAG GACACCCGTCTTCGTGTAGTGGAAGGCAACCAGAAAGGTGGGGCGAGGCTGAGCATCATTAATCCAGGGACAGGAGACCCTGCTAGCCATGTATTCATAGCAGAGATACCTGACCGACTGCAGGATTGGTTCGGTGCTCTGTTGCAACACATCTATGATCAGA GTAAGTGGCAGCACGCCTGTGATAAGCTGATGGAAATTGAAGTTCTGTCCCCACGGAAACCCCCACTCTTTCTTACAAAGCAAGCAGACTCTGTCTATAATGATCTCA GTATTGGTTCACCAGGCAAATTCGAGAGTTTGACAGACATGATTCATAATAAAATTGAAGAAACGAATGGACGCTTTCTTATTGGTCAGGAGGAAGAAAGGGAGTCCCCTCATTGGACAGCGCTGTTCGAGGGCTCCCGGCCAATGTTGGTGCAGAAGACTGTGCTGTCACCAGGTAAAGACAGCACCCAGTTCATCTCTGGTCCAGGCTTAAATGGCAACAAGAAGAGAAgagcaccaccaccaccccctGATAAACTACCATTTGTCCAGCCCACTGTCTACTCATGTCCTCCATCTGAACAGGAGAAGGAGAACTCCAACAAGGGGATCAGGTCTCGTACTGGGAGACCATCACTGGATGCTAAATTCTCAGCCATCATTCAACAATTACAGAAGAGCCATGGACCCTCCCGCAAAAATCCACCTTTAGCCCAAGGGTCTCATAACCTTTACATTCCAGTCAAGACGGATACAGAGCTCAATTTGCCCGAACATGCAGAAAAGGCAAGCACGCAGGCCCCTCAACCACCTTTGCCTGCCCCAAGAAATAAACTGGGGAAGTCCTTTAGAGAGAAGATGAATCCCAAAGCTTGGTGA
- the cfap99 gene encoding cilia- and flagella-associated protein 99, which yields MNYKELVREAVKLLDLYEPDKQCVDTFIEDSAKTLMNRSSAEQIFITNTVYGCIVHRKLLDIVIDVFYDQKGKYFLRAERNQFVVVCYLAMFHLEDLGLEQFSTIIKSLDSSKMYKFLSFFFNVPNLTTWIHGEWSRFYDATYVEHKWIVPLLRWQTEIEGLLEHLEKKTKGTQPKKFPKKSTEPQEFDLTKPKPRPLPAPEPIPQQEKFKPVPVSTHRTPKEQQVLEDIKQKNHLKAQKVLYEANTQQFRCANPQKSEKTKNIISQIQQDCEAKLKFDSIYSSGTPATQKTNTLPIRLNTTSILREGVFYNRQMGEELNRLEQLMQGASEPSAFLQWQEEMKEKDLQEELAQLEHRREEGKMSHKEALRARQRVLELNQNKALLKKEETAELMRRYARKRLEEEKEMKELVQLVADGHKNTKAAKERLQEMKKQIVKEVSEHSQELLQQALEEAQAELSRKFELIRQIRAMESAPHPTHKSIDDTETGGHKLLCEMSLAELRERLARLKEEEQREQEKRRQRILEEKRGKEQLLREQLDTITACRTAARLATAQKQEEEKKRRLRIQEAVSRDERLVALRKTLEMKQQEVQKIKEAEKPKPKLNEQMAAQNIKSYSHKKQALEQQDWLQLEQALEKQVQKGASRRNT from the exons ATGAACTATAAGGAGCTGGTCAGAGAGGCCGTAAAGCTGCTGGACTTGTACGAGCCAGACAAACAGTGTGTGGACACCTTCATCGAGGACTCTGCCAAGACTCTCATG AATCGGTCTTCTGCTGAGCAGATATTTATCACTAACACAGTTTATGGATGTATAGTGCATCGGAAACTTTTGGATATTGTGATTGATGTCTTTTATGACCAGAAGGGAAAATATTTCCTCAGAGCTGAACGAAACCAGTTTGTTG TGGTATGTTATCTTGCCATGTTCCATCTGGAGGATCTGGGCTTAGAGCAGTTCAGTACAATTATAAAATCACTGGACAGCTCaaaaatgtacaaa TTCTTGAGCTTCTTCTTTAATGTTCCTAACCTGACCACATGGATCCATGGGGAGTGGAGTCGGTTCTACGATGCCACCTACGTAGAGCACAAGTGGATAGTTCCATTACTGAG ATGGCAGACTGAGATAGAAGGCCTGTTAGAACACCTTGAGAAGAAAACCAAGGGCACCCAGCCGAAGAAATTCCCTAAGAAGTCAACAGAGCCTCAGGAGTTTGATCTGACAAAGCCCAAACCTCGTCCACTTCCTGCTCCTGAACCGATTCCTCAACAGGAGAAATTCAAGCCG GTGCCTGTCAGTACCCATAGAACGCCAAAAGAACAACAGGTTTTGGAGGACATCAAACAGAAGAACCATCTGAAAGCACAG AAAGTCTTGTATGAGGCGAACACTCAGCAGTTCCGATGTGCAAACCCACAGAAGTCAGAGAAAACCAAA AACATAATATCCCAGATTCAGCAAGACTGTGAAGCTAAACTCAAATTTGACTCCATTTACTCCTCTGGAACTCCAGCTACTCAGAAG ACAAACACCTTGCCCATCAGACTGAACACCACATCGATCCTTCGGGAGGGAGTGTTCTATAATCGACAGATGGGAGAGGAGTTGAATAG GCTCGAGCAACTGATGCAGGGAGCCAGCGAGCCCTCAGCGTTCCTGCAGTGGCAGGAGGAGATGAAGGAGAAGGACTTGCAGGAGGAGCTGGCTCAGCTGGAGCACAGGAGGGAAGAGGGGAAGATGAGCCATAAGGAAGCTCTGCGTGCACGACAGAGAGTCCTTGAGCTCAACCAAAACAAAGCACTGCTCAAGAAAGAGGAG ACGGCAGAGCTGATGCGCAGGTATGCAAGGAAGCGTCTGGAAGAGGAGAAAGAGATGAAGGAACTGGTACAGCTGGTAGCTGATGGCCACAAAAACACTAAAGCTGCCAAAGAGAGACTGCaagagatgaaaaaacaaattg TTAAGGAGGTTTCTGAGCACAGCCAGGAATTGCTTCAGCAGGCACTGGAAGAAGCTCAGGCTGAACTAAGCCGGAAGTTTGAGCTCATCCGTCAGATTCGAGCCATGGAGTCAGCGCCTCATCCCACTCATAAGTCTATAGACGACACAGAG ACGGGAGGTCACAAACTACTTTGTGAGATGTCTTTGGCGGAGCTGCGGGAACGCTTGGCCAGGCTGAAGGAGGAGGAGCAGCGAGAGCAGGAGAAAAGGAGGCAAAGGATTCTGGAGGAGAAACGGGGCAAAGAACAGCTACTCCGTGAGCAGCTGGATACCATTACTGCATGCAGGACTGCAGCAAGACTAGCCACTGCACAAAA acaggaggaggagaagaaaaggAGACTGAGGATACAGGAGGCAGTCAGCAGGGATGAGAGACTGGTGGCTCTGCGGAAGACTCTGGAGATGAAACAGCAAGAAGTACAGAAGATAAAGGAAGCTGAAAAACCCAAACCAAAGTTAAATGAACAGATGGCTGCTCAAAACATCAAGAGCTATAGCCATAAAAAG CAGGCACTGGAGCAGCAGGACTGGCTGCAGCTGGAGCAGGCTTTAGAGAAACAGGTCCAGAAAGGGGCATCTAGAAGAAATACTTAA